In Heptranchias perlo isolate sHepPer1 chromosome 7, sHepPer1.hap1, whole genome shotgun sequence, a genomic segment contains:
- the LOC137323485 gene encoding anion exchange protein 3-like: MPLMDSFACPPHPSSLIVSKKERRLVKGSGFHLDLLLIGVAGGICGLFGLPWQTAATVRSIAHVNALTQMSKSTAPGEKTKVEEVKEQRITGMVVALLVGLSMQMSTILQQIPMSVLFGIFLYMGVTSLTGIQLYERLMLMFIPSKHHPDHNYVTKVRTWRMNLFTFIQLVCIVILWVIKSTIISLAFPFFLILTVPTRRFLLPKVFEEGELQALDSDEKTNPNLDEYSEMHMPI; encoded by the exons ATGCCGCTAATGGATTCTTTTGCctgccctccccatccctccagcCTGATCGTGAGCAAGAAGGAGCGCAGACTGGTGAAGGGCTCGGGTTTCCACCTGGACCTGCTGCTGATTGGAGTGGCAGGCGGGATCTGCGGGCTGTTCGGGCTCCCGTGGCAGACGGCCGCCACCGTGCGGTCCATCGCCCACGTCAACGCCTTGACGCAGATGAGCAAGTCCACGGCACCGGGCGAGAAGACCAAGgtcgaggaggtgaaggagcaacgCATCACGGGAATGGTAGTGGCCCTGCTCGTGG gTCTCTCCATGCAGATGAGTACGATTCTGCAGCAGATCCCGATGTCGGTTCTGTTCGGGATCTTCCTGTACATGGGCGTGACGTCGCTGACGGGAATCCAGCTCTACGAGCGCCTGATGCTCATGTTCATACCGTCCAAACACCACCCAGATCACAACTACGTGACAAAA GTGAGGACGTGGAGGATGAACCTGTTCACCTTCATCCAGCTGGTCTGCATCGTCATCCTCTGGGTCATCAAATCCACCATCATCTCCCTGGCCTTCCCGTTTTTCCTGATCTTGACGGTGCCCACACGCCGCTTCCTACTTCCCAAGGTCTTCGAAGAGGGGGAGCTGCAGGCG ttGGATTCCGACGAGAAAACGAACCCGAACCTTGACGAATACAGCGAGATGCACATGCCCATTTGA